The stretch of DNA CGGTCGAGAAGGCGGCCGACGCCAACATGCCGAAGGATAACGTCACCCGCGCGATCCAGCGCGGCGCTGGCGAACTCGAAGGCGTCAACTACGAAGAGATCCGCTACGAAGGCTACGGCATCGGCGGCGCGGCGATCATCGTCGACTGCCTGACCGACAACCGCGTGCGTACCGTGGCCGAAGTGCGCCACGCCTTCAACAAATACGGCGGCAACATGGGCACCGAGGGTTCGGTGGCCTTCATGTTCAAGCACGTCGGCCAGTTCCAGTTCGCGCCCGGCGTGGACGAGGACAAGCTCATGGAAGCCGCGCTGGAATCCGGCGCCGACGACGTGGTGCAGGACGAGGAAGGCGGCTTCGAAGTGCTGTGCGACCCATTCGCCTATGCAGGCGTGAAGGAAGCGCTGGAAAAGGCCGGTTTCAAGGCCGAAGTCTCGGAAGTCATCATGAAGCCGGACAACGAAACCGTGCTGACCGGCGAAGACGCCGTCAAGATGCAGAAGATCCTCGACGCGCTGGAAAACCTGGACGACGTCCAGGATGTCTACACCAACGCTGTCATCGACGAGTAAGCCGCAGCGATCAAGCTGTTGAAAACCGGCTGGCATGCCAGCCGCCCCCCGTAGCAACCAAGTAGGAACGCGCCCGTATGAAAATCCTCGTAGTCGGCTCTGGCGGCCGTGAACACGCCCTGTCCTGGAAACTGGCCCAATCGGAGCGTGTCCAGACTGTCTTCGTCGCCCCGGGCAACGGCGGCACCGCCCTCGACGCACGCCTGGTGACCGTCGAGATCACCGATCCCGCG from Massilia varians encodes:
- a CDS encoding YebC/PmpR family DNA-binding transcriptional regulator codes for the protein MAGHSKWANIKHKKAATDAKRGKIWTRLIKEITVAARMGGSDVNSNPRLRLAVEKAADANMPKDNVTRAIQRGAGELEGVNYEEIRYEGYGIGGAAIIVDCLTDNRVRTVAEVRHAFNKYGGNMGTEGSVAFMFKHVGQFQFAPGVDEDKLMEAALESGADDVVQDEEGGFEVLCDPFAYAGVKEALEKAGFKAEVSEVIMKPDNETVLTGEDAVKMQKILDALENLDDVQDVYTNAVIDE